Sequence from the Flavobacterium sp. TR2 genome:
TAGCCCTTATATGATAACGCATACAAAAATGGTTGATACAGATTTAGAAAGTGAAATTCAGCTTCTTGAAAATTATATTGTTGATCACAATCTTAGAGATAAAACAAATAGATTAATACATGGCAGTTCTCGTAAATGGAGTTACTATGAAAAAGAAAATCCAAAAGAGACAAGTCCAATTAAAAACATAAGTCTAAACATCTTGTATCAGCAATATTTAGACGATAATGATATAAATCATGGGAAATAAATTATCTGGAAAAGACCTGATGAAATTAGGTTTTCCAAAAAACAATTCAATAAACATTGCCTTAGGGCAGATAAACAGATATAGAAAAAGAGAAAAAAAAGAATCTATTCTAACAGAAGCTAAAGACGTGTTGTTAAATCCTGAAAAGTACGAAGGAAATGGCACTTGGGGAAAAGTTGCCGAAGGTTTGATTAAACCCGTTCAGGTAAGAATGCATCAGCTGAAAAATACCAGAGCGCCTTTTAAAATTTTTGGCGAAAATGAAATTGATGAGCAGGCAAAATTTCAATTGTTCGATTCTTTGAAACTGCCAATTTCAGTTGCAGGAGCTTTAATGCCAGATGCGCATTCGGGATATGGACTTCCGATAGGCGGGGTTTTAGCGACTGACAATGCCGTTATTCCGTATGGAGTTGGTGTTGATATTGGGTGCCGAATGAGCCTTTCAATTTTTGACTTGCCAGCTTCTCATTTCAAAGGAAGAGAACATCAATTAGAAGCGATTTTAAGAGATAATACCAAGTTTGGAATGTATGAAACGCATACCTCAAGAGCAGATCATGATGTGTTTTATAAAAGTGAATTTCAGGATATTCCATTATTAAAAAATCTTCTTCCTAAAGCCTATAAACAATTAGGAACTTCTGGAGGAGGAAACCATTTTGTAGAATTTGGAATTGCTAAAATTGAAAATCCTGAAAACGAATGGAAGCTGGAAAAAGGAGAATATTTTGCTGTTCTTTCGCATAGCGGTTCTCGTGGTTTAGGAGCCAATATTGCGAAGCATTATACTTATTTGGCGACAAAACAATGTCCGCTGCCTAAAAATGTGCAGCATTTGGCCTGGCTAGATCTGAATACGCACGATGGTCAGGAATATTGGCTGGCTATGAATCTGGCGGGTGAATATGCAAAAGCCTGCCATGACGATATTCATAGACGAATTGCCAAAGCGATCGGGAAAAGAGTAGTCGTGACGATTGAAAATCATCATAATTTTGCATGGAAAGAAATTGTAAACGGTCAGGAATGTATTGTGCACAGAAAAGGAGCAACTCCTGCGGGAGAGGGGCAATTGGGAATTATCCCAGGTTCGATGACTGCGCCAGGTTATATTGTTAAGGGCAAAGGAAATCCAGAGAGCTTAAACTCAGCTTCGCATGGCGCTGGTCGTTTATTCTCAAGAGCTAAATGTAAAAGCAGTTTTACCCAAAGTCTGATTAACAAAGAGCTGAAGAAACATGATGTAACTTTGATTGGCGGGAATATTGACGAAGCTCCAATGGCCTACAAAGACATTACAAAAGTAATGGCAAACCAAACAGATCTGGTGGAAGTTTTAGGAACTTTTACGCCAAAAATTGTTAGAATGGATCGCTAAAAAAATAGAGAATATGGAAAGGTTGCAAGATGAAAATAAATGGTTAGGGAACTTCTATAATGAAATTTTTGTGCAATGTCCTAAATGTGAGTGCAAAGGAGTTTTGAAAGAAGTGCCTAGAAATTGTCAATGCGGAAAATGTACTGCAATGGCTTTTGAATGCAAAACGTGCTTTTATAAGATCAATGAACCAGTTTATCAATACAAAG
This genomic interval carries:
- a CDS encoding RtcB family protein, yielding MGNKLSGKDLMKLGFPKNNSINIALGQINRYRKREKKESILTEAKDVLLNPEKYEGNGTWGKVAEGLIKPVQVRMHQLKNTRAPFKIFGENEIDEQAKFQLFDSLKLPISVAGALMPDAHSGYGLPIGGVLATDNAVIPYGVGVDIGCRMSLSIFDLPASHFKGREHQLEAILRDNTKFGMYETHTSRADHDVFYKSEFQDIPLLKNLLPKAYKQLGTSGGGNHFVEFGIAKIENPENEWKLEKGEYFAVLSHSGSRGLGANIAKHYTYLATKQCPLPKNVQHLAWLDLNTHDGQEYWLAMNLAGEYAKACHDDIHRRIAKAIGKRVVVTIENHHNFAWKEIVNGQECIVHRKGATPAGEGQLGIIPGSMTAPGYIVKGKGNPESLNSASHGAGRLFSRAKCKSSFTQSLINKELKKHDVTLIGGNIDEAPMAYKDITKVMANQTDLVEVLGTFTPKIVRMDR